The Chitiniphilus purpureus sequence GGCCTCTGAGCTGGCTGCGCGCGAATTTCCCACGCTGGACGTCAGTCTGCGCGGCGCGGTATCGATCGCACGCCGGCTGCAGGATCCGCTGGCCGAGCTGGTCAAGATCGAACCCAAGGCCATCGGCGTGGGGCAATACCAGCATGATGTGAACCAAGGCGCGCTCGCGCGCACGCTCGATGCGGTGGTCGAGGACTGCGTGAACGCGGTCGGTGTCGACCTCAATACCGCTTCAGCTGCCCTGCTGGCACGTGTTTCCGGCCTGAGCAGCACGCTTGCCGGCAACATCGTGCAATATCGCGACGTCCATGGCGCATTTGCCGATCGCAAAGCGTTGTTGCAGGTGCCGCGTCTGGGCGAGAAGACATTCGAACAGGCGGCCGGCTTTCTGCGGGTGCCTGGCGGCACCAATCCGCTCGATGCCTCGGCGGTGCATCCGGAAGCCTACCCGGTGGTCGAGAAGATCATCGCCAAGGTGAACCGGAACGTGAAGGCACTGATCGGTGACAGCGGTTTCCTGCGCCAGCTTGCGCCTGCCGACTTCACTGACGAGCGCTTCGGGCTGCCGACGGTCAGGGACATCATTGCCGAGCTGGAGAAACCCGGCCGCGACCCGCGCCCGGAGTTCAAGACCGCCAGCTTTGCCGAAGGCGTGGAGGACCTGAAGGATCTGCAGTGCGATATGGTGCTTGAGGGCGTGGTCACCAATGTGACCAACTTCGGTGCCTTCGTCGACATCGGGGTGCATCAGGACGGTCTGGTCCATATCTCGGCGCTGTCGAACCGCTTCGTCAAGGACCCGCGTGAGGTGGTCAAGGCAGGCGACGTGGTCAAGGTGAAGGTGCTGGAGGTCGATCTGAAGCGCCGCCGTGTGGCACTGAGCATGCGCCTGTCCGACAGCGCGCGCGATCATGCCGGCGCCGACGCCGCACGTATTCCGGCAGGTCGGGCACAGAAGACGGCACCGCGCCAGGCTGAGCCGCAAGGTGCAATGGCCGCCGCGCTCGCCGGACTCAAGCTGACGCGTTAGGCATGGCTGGCCATGGCGGCACACCGGCAACCGGCACCGCCGCCATGGGCATGAGACGACCGCTGCCCATCAGTAGTCGAAGTCGATGCGTTGCAGCGTGCCGTCCTCGAAACGCAGGCGGGCGTTGAACTGATTGGGGCCGCGATCGTAGGTCCAGCGCTGCACCTCGATGCTGCCCACCTGGTGGGTGCGTCCATGCCGGTTGGTCGCAAACACCGGCTCGACGCTGGTGGCACGCGTCTGCGGCGCGCCGCAGCGCCCGATGACGTGGCTGGCGCTGTCGCCGGGCTGGACCAGGAGGTTGCCGCACCGCAGCGTGCTGTCCGCGTGGAGCGGGGCTGCGGCAAGCAGCAGGCACAGTGTGGAAAGGGCAGGGCGCATGGTGGGCTCCCATTCGGGGTATACGGGCCATGTTGGAGTGCTGGCGGGGCATCCAGTGCTTTGCGCAGCTTGCGCGCTTGTGTCCAACCTGCAGGACTTCGGATAATCAGGCTGTTCGGCTGTCAGGAAGAGGAATTGCCGTGGTTGCGAATGCCGTGCCCGTTCGTATCGCCCTGTTGTCGGCCGTGCTGCTGATCGCGGCCTGCTCCGCGCCCCCCAAGCGTGCTGGAAAAACCACAGCGCCGCCCGGCATCAGCCGGATCATCGTCGATTCGGCGCAGCGGCAGGAGGTGCTGCTGTACGCGCTGGGGCTGCTCGATGTCGGTTATCAGTTCGGCGGCAAGAACCCGGAGGCAGGGCTGGATTGC is a genomic window containing:
- a CDS encoding DUF2845 domain-containing protein produces the protein MRPALSTLCLLLAAAPLHADSTLRCGNLLVQPGDSASHVIGRCGAPQTRATSVEPVFATNRHGRTHQVGSIEVQRWTYDRGPNQFNARLRFEDGTLQRIDFDY